A stretch of the Pedobacter sp. MC2016-14 genome encodes the following:
- a CDS encoding LytTR family DNA-binding domain-containing protein — protein sequence MRVIIIEDEVKTAKELKNMLQELDSELRVVAVLSSVATAISWLKENPVPELIFSDIQLGDGLSFEIFREVHTDAPVIFCTAFDEYAIKAFESNSIDYLLKPIEEDQLQKSLEKYLRFKEHLVSKSNHGSNLNKVLVQMDSAYKQNILVYHSEKIIPVRVLDLQFIYASNGLVYIYTSNDKSYPVPYTIEQLETMLNPAQFFRANRKFMVNRDFIKNIEHYFNRKLFIITKSEAPEKIIISKIKVQPFLKWIEQ from the coding sequence ATGAGAGTAATTATTATTGAAGATGAAGTAAAAACAGCAAAGGAGCTCAAAAACATGCTACAAGAACTGGATAGCGAGCTGCGGGTTGTGGCCGTGTTAAGTTCTGTAGCTACGGCAATTTCCTGGTTAAAAGAAAATCCGGTTCCGGAACTTATATTTTCAGATATTCAACTTGGTGATGGCTTAAGTTTTGAAATTTTTAGGGAAGTCCACACGGATGCACCGGTAATTTTTTGTACCGCATTTGATGAATACGCCATTAAGGCATTTGAATCTAACAGCATTGATTACCTGCTAAAGCCTATTGAAGAAGACCAGCTACAGAAAAGCCTTGAAAAATACCTGCGTTTTAAAGAACACCTGGTTAGCAAAAGCAACCACGGTAGCAACCTCAATAAAGTATTGGTGCAGATGGACAGTGCTTATAAGCAAAATATCCTTGTGTACCACAGCGAAAAGATCATACCTGTAAGGGTGCTTGATTTGCAGTTTATCTATGCGTCAAACGGTCTGGTATACATCTACACTTCAAATGATAAAAGTTACCCCGTTCCATACACCATAGAACAATTGGAAACCATGTTAAACCCCGCCCAGTTTTTTAGGGCCAACAGAAAATTTATGGTCAACCGCGACTTCATTAAAAATATAGAACACTACTTTAACCGCAAACTTTTTATCATCACCAAAAGCGAAGCACCAGAAAAAATCATCATCAGTAAAATCAAGGTGCAGCCTTTCTTAAAATGGATTGAGCAGTAA
- a CDS encoding TolC family protein: protein MNKNIIAFALVCFFPFQLLAQQAWSLKQCIDYGLKNNRSNAVYENERKAADAKAKEALAEYLPKLSLNASLDDNLKVQESVIPAGVFGPTDTRIAFTQKFNTNGTAQLDQTIYDQSLLNGLKANRYSKEQAQLNVKQNQENIIYNISNAYYQIYVYREQLRLLNGNIATYSKQMEIFALQVAKGVVLKKDLDKVTVDYNNAQSQIKVAESNLTLSENQLKYEMGYPIASALPVDSVSQREVKTLPAFNSFRFNFSALNRTDYQLSEVNLKLLEVDQKRIRAGALPKLTGYARYGAVGFGSTLAPAFKELSPFAAVGLKLSIPVFDFFKRNAQYSQAKYKSLNAAENLKLDEGKFELEYENAKTKLIKAQSGIEDDKRNIELAESVFRTTDLQFRKGVTDLTEWINAQNAVKDAQNTYLNSLYNFYQARLDLEKAGGSLHTFYTSL from the coding sequence ATGAATAAGAATATAATAGCATTTGCCTTGGTGTGTTTTTTCCCCTTCCAGCTGCTTGCGCAACAAGCATGGAGTTTAAAACAATGCATTGATTATGGGCTTAAAAATAACCGCAGTAATGCGGTATATGAAAATGAAAGAAAAGCGGCAGATGCAAAAGCCAAAGAGGCGCTGGCTGAGTACTTGCCAAAACTTAGCCTCAATGCAAGTTTAGACGACAACCTGAAAGTGCAGGAATCTGTAATTCCGGCAGGTGTTTTTGGTCCCACTGATACCAGGATAGCCTTTACCCAGAAATTTAATACCAATGGAACTGCGCAGCTGGACCAAACCATCTATGACCAGTCGCTCTTAAACGGACTCAAAGCAAACCGGTATAGTAAGGAGCAGGCACAACTCAATGTCAAGCAAAATCAGGAGAACATCATTTACAACATCAGTAATGCGTACTACCAAATTTATGTATACAGAGAGCAATTGAGGTTGCTGAATGGCAACATAGCTACCTATAGCAAGCAGATGGAAATTTTTGCCTTACAGGTGGCAAAAGGAGTTGTGCTGAAAAAAGACCTGGATAAGGTTACTGTTGATTACAATAATGCCCAATCGCAGATTAAAGTAGCAGAAAGTAACCTTACCCTTTCCGAAAATCAGCTCAAATATGAAATGGGTTATCCTATAGCATCCGCATTGCCTGTTGATAGTGTGTCCCAACGGGAAGTAAAAACCTTACCCGCCTTTAATTCTTTCCGGTTTAACTTTTCTGCACTAAACCGTACAGATTACCAGCTTTCAGAAGTCAACCTAAAGTTACTGGAGGTAGATCAGAAACGCATTCGTGCGGGTGCTTTGCCAAAATTGACAGGTTATGCGCGATATGGGGCCGTTGGCTTTGGCAGTACACTTGCCCCCGCTTTTAAAGAGCTCAGTCCTTTTGCAGCAGTAGGATTAAAATTAAGCATCCCGGTTTTCGACTTCTTTAAAAGAAATGCCCAGTACAGCCAGGCAAAATATAAAAGCCTAAACGCAGCAGAAAACCTGAAACTTGACGAAGGGAAATTTGAACTGGAGTATGAGAATGCAAAAACTAAACTCATCAAAGCGCAAAGCGGCATTGAAGATGATAAACGCAACATTGAACTGGCAGAATCTGTATTCCGTACCACCGATCTTCAGTTTAGGAAAGGGGTAACCGACCTCACAGAATGGATTAACGCGCAAAATGCGGTTAAAGATGCTCAAAATACTTACCTCAATTCACTCTATAACTTTTACCAGGCCAGACTGGATCTTGAAAAAGCCGGTGGTAGCCTCCATACTTTTTATACATCACTGTAA
- a CDS encoding efflux RND transporter periplasmic adaptor subunit produces the protein MKRKYIIGLIIALVIALIVFKLAANKSVLNKKNAPTADTVLRIPVKAAAAQEQTLDINMVKTGSLAPFKEAKVLAPVSGTILQLRFNLGDEVYEGQVLAVIDTRLLQLDLQKAQSNAGKLKRDLDTYTELLQGQAATQEKVNEVRQNYLDAANQVSQIKKQIEDATIKAPTSGTISLKPVEQGVFVNAAADLATIVNLSQAKVQLNLTETEVYQVKQGQTVKITTDVYPGREFQGKVSFISPQADETYNYKVEIMAQNKEGALLRSGTFVYADFSRKTSQQILLIPREALTESIKDAAVYVVENNVVHQKPIKTGIELKGLIQVISGIKKGEVVVTSGQINLKDGTPVSISK, from the coding sequence ATGAAGCGTAAATACATCATAGGATTAATTATTGCACTGGTCATTGCTTTAATTGTTTTTAAACTGGCCGCAAATAAATCTGTACTCAATAAGAAAAATGCGCCCACTGCAGATACGGTTTTGCGCATTCCGGTAAAGGCTGCCGCTGCGCAAGAGCAGACATTGGACATTAACATGGTAAAAACCGGGAGTCTTGCACCATTTAAAGAAGCTAAGGTTCTTGCTCCGGTAAGCGGGACAATTTTACAGTTGCGGTTTAACCTGGGCGATGAGGTGTATGAGGGGCAGGTGCTGGCTGTTATAGACACACGCCTGCTGCAGCTAGACCTTCAAAAAGCGCAAAGCAATGCTGGAAAGCTGAAACGAGATCTGGATACCTACACGGAACTTTTGCAGGGCCAGGCCGCTACACAAGAAAAAGTAAATGAAGTGCGCCAAAATTACCTTGATGCTGCAAATCAGGTAAGCCAGATTAAAAAACAGATTGAAGATGCTACAATAAAGGCACCTACAAGCGGTACAATTTCATTAAAGCCCGTAGAACAGGGCGTCTTTGTAAATGCAGCGGCAGATCTTGCAACCATTGTTAACCTGTCACAAGCCAAAGTTCAGCTTAACCTTACCGAAACTGAAGTTTATCAGGTAAAGCAAGGCCAGACTGTTAAAATAACTACCGATGTTTACCCAGGCAGGGAGTTTCAAGGCAAGGTAAGTTTTATTAGTCCGCAGGCCGATGAAACCTACAATTACAAAGTAGAAATCATGGCACAAAACAAAGAAGGCGCTTTATTGCGCTCTGGTACCTTTGTGTATGCTGATTTTTCCCGTAAAACTTCGCAGCAAATTTTGCTGATCCCCCGTGAGGCCTTGACAGAAAGCATAAAAGATGCTGCGGTATATGTGGTTGAAAATAACGTGGTACATCAAAAGCCAATCAAAACCGGGATAGAACTGAAAGGCCTGATCCAGGTGATTAGTGGAATAAAAAAGGGCGAGGTAGTGGTCACCTCCGGACAGATTAACCTGAAGGACGGAACCCCGGTAAGCATTTCAAAATAA
- a CDS encoding efflux RND transporter permease subunit encodes MSITEIAVKRPLLIIVVFTVLFIFGIQSYFKLNYNLLPKLEISTVSVSTVYPGAAAAEVETSVTRKLEDAFSSIEGLDKINSTSQEGISQITIQLKSGTDVDKAERDIQRKADQAQNELPDGIDKPLVNKVNLEEAPVIKAGVTSKKSPKELYDFVDQQLLPVLQNVAGVGQVNIIGGDERQIQVNIDQQKLKAYGMSIRQVTDVLNNANQSFPAGSIETRSQQLSIRFDANVTSIDQIKNLIVLSRPKAGSIYLKDIAEVIDATAKSTAINHINGIPSIGVQIIKQTDANAVDVSELVKAKFEEMQMLYKNEALSFNISSDQSIYTLKSADAVVEDLGLAVIIVGIVMLAFLHSFRSSMFVLVALPSSIIPTFIIMYFLGFSLNLMTLMAMSLVVGILVDDSIVVLENIYRHLEMGSNKEKAALDGRSEIGFTALAITLVDVVVFLPLAFAGGTIGSLLQEFSLVVVFSTLMSLFVSFTVTPMLASRFGKIEEMNPNTLWGRMNLGFEHFIDVLKADYANMLEVVLKKKRWLLSGVILLIFGAIALIPFGFIGGAFMPAQDQGELLINLELAPSASIYQTNMITQEAEKLIMKAPEVTKVFSSVGFVAGSVAGTANNSNLAEITITLTDKKDRDISPEEFGERMQKKLTSVLSGVKVTAAATSVAGAGQAPIQIAIKGIDLKAIRSVAEQYKKAVATVAGTRFVELSVKDQKQQIEVNLDREKMTMLGIDASQVGAALQNAFRGDDNSKFKQSGNEYDILISLDSYDRSDISNVKNLSFSSTDGQTFVLSQFAQVKEGLGESVLQRNSRLNSITVESNVSGRPSGTVVEDIKAKVAQIKLPEGVTVEYLGDAKNQADAFGSLGTALLIAIVLVYLIMVALYENAVYPFVVLFSIPVALVGALLALALTMGTLNVFSIIGVIMLLGLVSKNAILIVDFTNQLKSEGKSVEEALVEAGKERLRPILMTTLAMILGMLPIALASGAGAEIKNGMAWVIIGGLTSSMILTLFVVPAMYLIIERLLLKFKK; translated from the coding sequence ATGTCAATCACAGAAATTGCCGTAAAGCGGCCTTTATTAATCATCGTAGTTTTTACAGTGCTGTTTATTTTCGGCATCCAGTCCTATTTCAAGCTCAACTACAACCTGCTGCCAAAACTGGAAATTTCTACGGTTTCTGTAAGTACTGTATACCCGGGTGCTGCGGCTGCGGAGGTAGAAACTTCGGTAACCAGGAAACTGGAAGATGCTTTTTCTTCTATAGAAGGCCTGGATAAAATCAATTCTACTTCTCAGGAAGGTATCTCGCAGATCACGATCCAGCTAAAGAGCGGGACAGATGTAGACAAAGCAGAACGCGACATCCAGCGGAAAGCAGATCAGGCGCAAAATGAACTTCCTGATGGTATAGATAAGCCCCTTGTAAATAAGGTAAACCTGGAAGAGGCTCCGGTAATCAAAGCAGGGGTAACCTCTAAAAAATCTCCTAAAGAACTTTATGATTTTGTGGACCAGCAACTTTTGCCGGTTTTGCAAAATGTTGCGGGGGTAGGGCAGGTAAATATTATTGGTGGCGACGAGCGTCAAATCCAGGTGAATATCGATCAGCAAAAACTTAAAGCCTACGGAATGAGCATCCGCCAGGTAACTGATGTACTGAACAATGCCAACCAGTCTTTTCCAGCGGGTAGTATAGAAACCAGGAGCCAGCAATTATCCATCAGGTTTGATGCCAACGTAACCTCTATAGATCAGATTAAAAACCTGATTGTACTAAGCAGACCAAAGGCGGGCAGCATTTATCTGAAAGATATTGCCGAGGTCATTGACGCCACCGCTAAGTCCACGGCCATTAACCACATCAATGGTATTCCTTCTATTGGCGTTCAGATCATTAAACAAACCGATGCCAATGCGGTGGATGTGAGTGAACTGGTAAAGGCCAAGTTTGAGGAAATGCAGATGCTCTATAAAAATGAAGCGCTCAGTTTTAACATCTCGTCAGATCAGAGTATTTATACATTAAAGTCGGCAGATGCGGTGGTAGAAGATTTGGGACTGGCTGTAATTATTGTAGGGATTGTAATGCTGGCCTTTTTGCACAGCTTTAGAAGTTCCATGTTTGTGCTTGTCGCGCTGCCATCATCCATTATACCCACTTTTATCATCATGTATTTCCTTGGTTTTTCTTTAAACCTGATGACGCTTATGGCCATGTCGCTGGTAGTAGGGATCCTGGTAGATGATTCTATTGTAGTGTTGGAAAATATATACAGGCATCTGGAAATGGGTTCCAACAAAGAAAAGGCTGCATTGGATGGAAGAAGTGAAATTGGTTTTACGGCATTGGCCATTACACTTGTAGATGTTGTGGTTTTTCTTCCGCTGGCTTTTGCCGGTGGTACTATAGGTTCATTGCTGCAGGAATTTTCATTAGTGGTGGTATTTTCTACCCTAATGAGTTTGTTTGTTTCTTTTACAGTTACCCCTATGCTGGCCAGCAGGTTTGGTAAAATAGAGGAAATGAACCCAAATACACTTTGGGGCCGGATGAACCTGGGCTTTGAGCATTTTATAGATGTGCTGAAAGCCGATTATGCCAATATGCTTGAGGTAGTACTGAAGAAAAAAAGATGGCTTTTATCAGGGGTGATCTTATTGATTTTTGGGGCCATAGCGCTCATTCCTTTTGGTTTTATTGGCGGGGCCTTTATGCCTGCGCAAGACCAGGGCGAGTTGCTAATCAACCTTGAACTTGCCCCCTCGGCTTCCATTTATCAAACCAATATGATTACCCAGGAAGCAGAAAAACTCATTATGAAAGCGCCCGAAGTAACCAAAGTATTTTCTAGTGTGGGCTTTGTTGCCGGCAGCGTTGCGGGTACTGCCAACAACAGTAACCTGGCCGAAATTACCATTACGCTAACCGACAAAAAGGACAGGGATATCTCACCTGAAGAATTTGGCGAGCGGATGCAGAAAAAACTAACTTCAGTGTTGTCTGGTGTAAAGGTTACTGCAGCGGCAACATCGGTTGCAGGTGCGGGCCAGGCACCTATTCAAATTGCCATTAAAGGGATAGACCTAAAGGCAATCCGGAGTGTAGCAGAGCAATATAAAAAAGCGGTTGCTACGGTCGCCGGTACACGTTTTGTTGAGCTTTCTGTAAAAGACCAGAAGCAGCAGATAGAGGTAAACCTGGATAGAGAAAAGATGACTATGCTGGGTATTGATGCTAGTCAGGTTGGTGCAGCACTTCAAAATGCGTTCCGGGGCGACGATAATAGTAAATTTAAGCAATCTGGAAATGAATATGACATCCTGATTAGCCTGGACAGCTATGACCGGTCTGACATCAGCAATGTTAAAAATCTTTCTTTTTCTAGCACCGACGGACAAACTTTTGTATTGAGCCAGTTTGCGCAGGTAAAAGAGGGCTTGGGAGAAAGTGTGTTACAGCGCAACAGTCGCCTAAATTCCATCACTGTAGAATCTAATGTGTCTGGCCGTCCTTCTGGAACCGTTGTAGAAGACATTAAAGCAAAAGTTGCGCAAATTAAATTGCCCGAAGGTGTAACTGTAGAATACCTTGGTGATGCCAAAAACCAGGCAGATGCCTTTGGTAGCCTTGGTACGGCACTGCTCATTGCCATTGTGCTGGTATACCTCATTATGGTGGCTTTGTATGAAAATGCCGTTTACCCTTTTGTAGTTTTGTTTTCCATTCCGGTGGCGTTAGTTGGTGCGCTATTAGCGCTTGCCCTTACTATGGGCACGCTCAATGTATTTTCCATTATCGGGGTAATTATGCTGCTGGGACTGGTTTCAAAAAATGCCATCCTGATTGTCGATTTTACCAATCAGCTAAAAAGTGAAGGCAAATCTGTGGAAGAAGCGTTGGTTGAAGCGGGTAAGGAAAGGTTAAGGCCAATCCTGATGACTACACTGGCTATGATTCTTGGCATGCTGCCTATCGCTTTGGCCAGTGGTGCCGGAGCCGAAATTAAAAATGGCATGGCCTGGGTAATTATTGGTGGTTTAACCAGTTCAATGATTCTTACCCTATTTGTGGTGCCGGCAATGTACCTGATTATAGAAAGGTTGCTGCTAAAATTTAAAAAATAA
- a CDS encoding DUF6268 family outer membrane beta-barrel protein produces MIKSLVLSAMFFLVVNCGLAQTKPELSKHTKDSLSRIYLDNAAILNPVLRQVTVSTDLISRGDIESKLMGEPLMKGKSSTIRTTVNLNLPVASWGKNSLAVSGTFFQQKINVSDVQSFSPTLGNEDFDFNKGTFGLTASFTRADLLFGRAVYYMASATGVTNDLAEVKRLSFLGTAVFPLKQTATTRYAAGVVVNIDPSLKIPAFLIFSYWHKFQNKIELNVTLPNSFGLRRAFSDRFWATLGTSLSGSLAFFELNQANLPRDANYTTIDLKSGLGVEYRVGKKMIFGINGGILTPLSARAFDRRESSSEYFLNNKLSNVPYVNFSFSLLPFLHKK; encoded by the coding sequence ATGATAAAATCCTTAGTTCTTTCTGCAATGTTCTTTCTTGTTGTTAACTGCGGCCTGGCACAAACCAAACCGGAGTTAAGTAAGCATACTAAAGATTCTTTGAGTAGGATTTACCTGGACAATGCCGCCATACTTAACCCTGTTTTAAGGCAGGTTACGGTTTCTACTGACCTCATTAGCCGGGGAGATATTGAGAGTAAATTAATGGGTGAGCCGCTAATGAAAGGGAAATCCAGTACAATCCGTACCACAGTTAACCTGAACCTTCCGGTTGCCTCCTGGGGAAAAAATTCATTGGCGGTGTCAGGAACATTTTTTCAGCAAAAAATTAATGTGAGCGATGTTCAAAGCTTTAGTCCTACGCTGGGCAATGAAGACTTTGATTTTAATAAAGGCACTTTTGGATTAACAGCTTCGTTTACACGGGCAGACTTACTTTTTGGTCGTGCGGTATATTATATGGCGAGTGCTACCGGTGTTACCAACGATCTGGCCGAGGTAAAAAGGCTGAGCTTTTTGGGTACTGCAGTATTTCCCTTAAAACAAACTGCCACAACAAGGTATGCAGCAGGTGTAGTGGTTAATATAGATCCCTCCTTAAAAATTCCTGCTTTTTTAATTTTCAGCTACTGGCATAAGTTTCAAAATAAAATAGAGTTGAATGTAACGCTGCCAAACAGTTTTGGGCTTAGAAGAGCTTTTTCAGATCGCTTCTGGGCTACTTTAGGAACTTCTTTATCGGGTTCGCTTGCCTTCTTTGAATTGAACCAGGCCAATCTCCCAAGGGATGCAAATTATACCACTATTGATCTAAAATCTGGGTTAGGCGTAGAATACAGAGTGGGTAAAAAGATGATTTTTGGAATAAACGGCGGGATATTAACCCCACTTTCAGCAAGGGCCTTTGACCGCAGGGAAAGCTCCAGCGAGTATTTCCTGAACAATAAATTAAGCAATGTTCCCTATGTTAATTTTAGTTTCTCTCTGCTGCCCTTTTTACATAAAAAGTAG
- a CDS encoding RNA polymerase sigma factor, producing the protein MAIKPLFDEVELPGKLAAGDAAAFKFVYQKFNKKIYTVTLSILKSAVLAEEITQEVFLKLWQHNQQFNDIDHLEAWLRTAARNQSLNAFRKIVLERKMNQHNERNFSEGHNETEEAILLHDTRRLLDDAVSKLPAQQREIYTLCHQQGLKYEEVAAQMNISVNTVKTHMKRALATLRIYMKDRGDIAALIILFKIF; encoded by the coding sequence ATGGCTATTAAACCTCTTTTTGATGAAGTAGAATTGCCCGGCAAGCTGGCTGCCGGGGATGCTGCTGCTTTTAAATTTGTTTACCAGAAGTTTAACAAGAAGATTTATACCGTAACGCTAAGCATTTTAAAGTCTGCCGTACTGGCTGAAGAAATTACCCAGGAGGTTTTTCTAAAGCTTTGGCAGCATAACCAGCAGTTTAATGATATAGACCATCTTGAAGCGTGGTTACGTACAGCTGCCCGGAATCAGTCCCTGAACGCTTTCCGTAAAATTGTACTGGAAAGAAAAATGAATCAGCATAATGAGCGGAATTTCAGTGAAGGACATAATGAAACTGAAGAAGCGATACTGCTTCATGATACCCGCAGACTGCTGGATGATGCGGTATCTAAACTTCCCGCTCAACAGCGTGAAATTTACACACTCTGCCACCAGCAGGGCTTAAAATATGAAGAAGTAGCAGCGCAAATGAATATTTCTGTAAATACAGTAAAAACACATATGAAAAGGGCCCTGGCAACCTTGCGCATTTACATGAAAGACAGAGGCGATATTGCAGCATTAATTATATTGTTTAAAATATTTTAA
- a CDS encoding FecR family protein, protein MDTKRISYLYDRYQSNSLTALELEELGMLANSQEFDSHFEVVFNKIWEELKHEEVHKMGIEAEQAQVDFILSHPRPKTRRLKFIHKIVAAAAVLIVVFAAGLFYRSFQSAQTMQPAYAIVPGKQGATLTLASGKQIKLSDASKGKLANEAGIEIIKSADGSLIYQIKDAGTGTSGMFNTLTTAKGETYQVRLPDGTVVQLNADSKLSYATSLNAAGERRVELIGEGYFDVAKDKAHPFIVKTATQQIQVLGTHFNINAYADENVTRTTLLEGSVKVFSAGTQKMLVPGEQASTRENQLSISKADLESAVAWKNGEFVFTGQPIDEIMRLLSRWYNVEVEFKGPPTKEEFEGTAFKEKDITEVLELLELTGAVHFKIEGRKIIVTK, encoded by the coding sequence ATGGACACCAAAAGAATTAGTTATTTATATGACAGGTACCAAAGCAACAGTTTAACAGCGCTGGAACTGGAAGAACTGGGCATGCTGGCGAATTCGCAAGAGTTTGATAGCCATTTTGAAGTTGTTTTTAACAAAATCTGGGAGGAGCTAAAACACGAAGAGGTACATAAAATGGGCATAGAAGCGGAGCAGGCGCAAGTTGATTTTATCCTTAGCCATCCACGTCCAAAAACCCGCAGGTTAAAATTCATACATAAGATAGTGGCTGCCGCCGCTGTGTTAATAGTTGTTTTTGCTGCAGGATTGTTCTACCGCAGTTTTCAGTCCGCGCAAACAATGCAACCAGCTTATGCTATTGTGCCTGGAAAGCAGGGCGCAACGCTTACACTAGCTAGTGGTAAACAAATCAAACTTTCTGATGCCAGTAAAGGTAAGCTGGCTAATGAAGCTGGTATTGAAATCATAAAATCTGCAGATGGAAGTTTAATATATCAAATCAAGGATGCAGGTACGGGAACATCCGGAATGTTCAACACGCTCACCACAGCCAAAGGGGAGACTTATCAGGTACGCCTTCCCGATGGGACGGTGGTTCAGTTAAATGCAGATTCAAAGCTGAGTTACGCTACTTCACTAAATGCGGCAGGAGAGCGACGGGTTGAGCTTATCGGTGAAGGATACTTTGACGTTGCGAAAGATAAGGCGCATCCTTTTATTGTGAAAACTGCAACCCAGCAGATTCAGGTTTTGGGTACGCATTTTAACATAAATGCCTATGCAGATGAAAATGTGACACGAACTACTTTACTTGAAGGTTCTGTAAAGGTGTTTAGTGCCGGAACCCAAAAAATGCTTGTCCCCGGAGAGCAAGCCAGTACCCGGGAAAATCAGCTCAGCATCTCAAAAGCGGATCTGGAATCTGCAGTAGCCTGGAAAAATGGAGAATTTGTATTCACGGGCCAGCCAATTGATGAAATTATGAGGCTCCTCTCCAGATGGTACAATGTAGAGGTTGAGTTTAAAGGGCCTCCAACCAAAGAAGAGTTTGAAGGAACTGCGTTTAAGGAAAAAGACATCACAGAGGTTTTAGAACTTTTGGAATTAACAGGTGCCGTTCACTTTAAAATAGAAGGGAGGAAGATTATCGTAACTAAGTAA